A region of the Cricetulus griseus strain 17A/GY chromosome 7, alternate assembly CriGri-PICRH-1.0, whole genome shotgun sequence genome:
TTAGTTTGACTGAATCCTTGATTTCTAATTTGGCTTTTCATGGGCCGCTCACAACACCAACGCTGTGTGAGGTATGGTAGTCAGCTGCAATAATTCATAAACCCTACACTTCCATCAATCCAATGCTACTGGCTCTCGAGTTACAGAACAAACTGCATTAGAATGCAAGGCAATAAAGCAAAAAACTAGAAACATCCTTGACAAAGAAATACTAGCAGTTTAATTAAAACAAAGTAGTCCAACATGTGCCTCAGAAATAGTTAAGTTTTTACAGCATATGTCTCTGCCAATGTACCAACACAAGATGGACttaataccaaaaagaaaaaaaaacaaaaacaaaaacagttcaaccttgttattaaaaaaagaaatgacagcaaaatccctaaaaaaaaaaggataattaaCTTTCAATGGCGACTAAATTACATACGTGGACAATAATTTCCAAAGAGGCACACTAATGGGGGCACGAGTCTGCTACAAAATAGCTGAGACAAAACAATGTACCTCAAAATGTTTTGCAGGACTACACTGTCTTTTCCTTCAGAAGAGGCTTTTGTATGTCTTCTTACTCGGCTTAGATCCGTCTTCATCTGTGCATACTTACGCTGCACTGTCAAACAGTAACAAAAAGCCCTAATCAAAGTGAGAAACAATACACTTACCTCTGTCTGATCTGAGGTCTTATCAGATCAGTTTTAATTGGACTGAGTGTCACCTTCAGATTTAATGTCTTCACTGGTCCCATTGACCTCATTCTTAGTATCACTTTCCTTCGATTCAGGGTTTGTGTCTTCACTTTGTTTTTCTCGACTACTGGACTTCACACTACTTTTTTTATCATCAGATCCCCTCTTTTCTGCCATAAAAGAAGACATTGACCACGGAATTTAGAGTAAAATACAACAAATACATTACTCTTTTAAAGGGAAACAACAGAGATGAAAGATCCATTCCCCACAGCCTGCAAGAAACAGTTTACAGATTCACCAGTGTTGCTGTTTGTAGTTTAGAGGAAAGACCAAGAAGGGgactgaaaggaaacagaaggtaAAACAGCAAATTTTCTCAAACTTGTGAAAAGTTGGTAAATTCACCTAATTTAAAACCAGTAAATTTCATTCTAGAGAAAGATTAtacaaaggcaacaggaaaggCATAAAAAACAGTACACAAAGCTATTAAACACAAGGTTAACTAAGTTGCAAGGGCAAAATggtaaccagaaaaaaaaattcaaatgacaTGTTCACCCAATGATGaacattaaaaaaactaaaaaaaaaatttgattaAATATCCAAGAGGGGCAGACCTAATAAGAAAATGGGATCTTAAAAGTCCAAAACACCAGACCTCTGTTTTTCACTAAGTGTAAAAAGcgtgttacaaaaaaaaaaaaagtagttccCAACTTCCCCTACTGTCCTGTTTGGTAAAGTAAAGCCCAGACTAAGACAAAGAGGCACAGTCTGCATTCCTGTTCTAAGTATCCCTCTAAAAAACAATTCTGCAGAAAATGTTAAATTAGACACCTTCTGTAAAAGCTGTTTTCCCCTTAAAACTAAGAATAACTAGTCTAGCAAAGTAGATGATGGGAAGATGTCTAAAGAGAGGAACCGTACATGGACCATAGTTACAGACAACACCGAGGATGGAAATGCAAATATAGTGTTATGAACTTGCTCTCTTATGTAAAGGAGTATGTATTAGGTCTGACATTTGTGAAACAAGCAGAGTGATGTCTAAGTGGTTAACTGTAAGACCTgcttcatgtctgtctgtccactTGTGGGAACTGTGCTCTAACTGACCTTGCGGGAAAAGTCCTCCCTTTGTGCCTTATGGGCTTCTCCGGTGCACAGGCAGCTTCAAGGAGGGAGAGTCGTCTTGTTGCCCCGTAGAGGACTAGTAGTCCAAAAATCTTATCTTCTGGCCTATATAAATATGGTAGATCTTAATAGTCCTAAGGATATCCATAATGTGTGATGGATTTTAGAGTTAGGGATTAAATGGAAACTATATGAAGAAAGAGGGTACTTAGGTAGCTATGTGTGGGAAAGGACTTCTCATCTGTAGTTAAACTGCTTCTGTTAGATTACAGCACCCCAGGTGGTGAATAGCCTTACTCACCTACCATCATCAAATGCTTACTAACGCAGACACCTGACCCAAAGGCCAGAACACTATCACTTGTCAAGAATGTCTAGAACTTTCAAAAGTCAATGGACTCACCACTTCTAAAAGTTTAAGTTAACTCTGACAGCAAGCCCAACCAAGAGAGACCTGATTATCcagtctcccttcctttcccaagCCTCAATTGGAAACTTAAGGGTTTTACTAAATTCATCTGGCCACATGTCAATAATTCACGCTATTTTTTGATTTGCCTAGAAATCATACAAATGTGTCTATTAAAGGGACACGGCTGGAAAAGAGCAACTAATGCAACAATAGAAATATGGGATCAAAAGCTTCACAAAACGAAGGTGATTAATTTGATCTGATTCAAGAGTCACTAGATGACTCGACACCGAGTGACTCTTGAAAACTGATACCTCACTCTAAAAATAGGCAGAATCCTTCATAAACTGGGAAAGGAGCAACTGTTTACTTTTTGAATCAGAGAAGCATTTTCTGAATTTAAAATGGCAAACACCAAAGCTCCTAAGAGATTTGCCATGGTCCCCTCATTGCAAATAatcagaggcaaaaaaaaaaaaaaaaagcaagcatttaCCTCAATCTAGGAATAGCTCCTAAGTTTAGTAAAATAgctataaaaggaaaacatgagtGCCACATACATGATCACTATAACTTACAGCAGAGAGAACACACAAGCAGAACAGGacaggatggaggcaggactgaggAGAAACATGCCCTTTCTTTCATCCTTGAAACCACACAGAGCAAAACAGCCCAACTAATACAAAACCAAAGATGTTAAAataatccaaaaacaaaaataagttttgaaAGGACATCTTGATGATTAAAAACATTATCTTGAAGTAAAGgctaaaagaaaatagttttaagaaAACAGTCCAAAGACAAAACTTAGTCCTTCAATATCACTAATATAAACCAGCTACTGGGAGCTATAGAGAACACCAAAAACAGAGAGCAAGAGGGACACAGCATAAAACACCACAGTAAGGTATTCAACTTCTGGGAACAAGAAGTTAATTGCTAAATTAAGTGAACGCTGCACAAGAGGACAAATGAACAATGTacatttgttttgtgagacattATCAATATTgcaaaatgtagttaaataaGCAAGGTTAAAAAATTTTACAGCCTAACCATTCTTGAAGGTAATAAAAACTCAGAAGAATCTACTAAAAACCTTCAGGTTACCAACTCAATAATGAGGCTTTAATAAAAGATCTTAAAACCTCCGGTGGACTTACACTCTCACAAATCagagcaggaaaagaaagaaatacagcttGAAATTAAGCTGTTCTGGCACACAGTAAAATGGAGGTCTGTGCTATAGACGGCACCTCTCATAGTAAACCAACCTTTCTCCTTGGACTTTCTATCTTGTTCTCTGTCCCGACTTTTGCTCCTGTGTTTATATGACTTTCGATCTCGGCTTTTTGACCTTCTTCGATCCCGACTGCGAGAtctatgttttctttctgatctGTCATGGCTTCTACTTCTTCGTCGATCTCTACTTcttaataatttaaagaaaaaggaaacaacttCAGCCAACATTACTAAAAGGGCTCAGAGAAGCACATACTACTATTCAATAGTCAAAAGATTTAAGTAAAACTTTCCCTTAAGAAACTAATAAATGGCTAGCCTGATTCTACTgagtgagttcaggacaaccagggctagagagaaaccctgtcttgaaaaaccacacaaaCAGAACATTTTACATTAGAAATCTCAAGAATACTTATTGAAAATCTTGCCATTAAATCCCAACATTctagaggcaaaagcaggtggatccaagtgagtttgagactagcctggtctacacagtgaactcCAGACTAGTCGAAGTTACATAGAGACCCattgtgaaacaaaacaaaacacagaaatatacCATCTGGTATACTGAGTCTCTTGAAAGATTATCTCAAACCATAACAGAAAGGAACCAACCAAGAAAAAGGAAACGCACCTTTCAACTCTCATAAATCAACCTAGCACAAAGGGATGCagtcttgtttttggtttttcaagacaaggtttctctgtagcttctttggaggatgtcctggaactcacagagagttacCTGTCTCTCcctcggagtgctgggattaaaggtgtgtgccacccccagCCAAGGATGCAGCCTTCTATTCAAGTCCAACATAAAATAATCTGACTTTATGGCAACATAAAAGTAATATGCATCCATCAGTCATTCTATTTCAAATTTAGGATTTTAATCACCACCCAGGCTAGTATATCAACAGATGCTAGACACATGGTGTCAGCAAACAGTCTCCAACAGCCATGTAACCAACAAGGACAAGCAACCCACTCTAAAGAATACTGTGTCGCTATGAGATCCAGTAGTGACTTAATGATTTTTAACTTACAACAATTTTAATTTACTACATTATCTGGGAGCCCCCACCATGAGCCAGACACTGCCAGAAGGTTCACATACCTGCTTCGCCTCCTGTCTCTACTCCGTGATCTTTTATGGTCCCGGGACCTCCGGTCAGAAGTTCGGCTTGAGTGTCTACTTCGTGATcgacttctctttctcctttctctatcacgagctctttctttctctctttcttcttcttctcttcgtCTTTTTCTTTCCcgctcttccctttctctctcgcgctctttttctctttcctctctttcttgctTCTCTTTTTTGAGACGTTCATCCCTATCAGgttcttctgttctttttcttagcTTTTCCTAAGAGAATCaagttgggttttgttgtttgttgtagTGTTGTGACCAGCCAGAAGGCCAAGCAGCTGAGGCAAGTGATCTATCACTGAGCCacttcccccaacccccagctcAAGATAAAATTTTTATACAACTTTAGCCTTTAAGACATTCTAAAGCAATTTACAGACGAAGTTATTTATGGAATCCCATGCCCTCAGGGGAAATGCAATAATTTTGGCaccatatgtatacataaaataccGTAATTTGACTAACTCTTTAGGTAAACTCCCAATTTCTGACTtgtaaatgaaggaaataaaaatgcttttatgagccaggcggtggtggcgcacgcctttaatcccagcactcgggagagagacagaggcaggtggatctcagtgaatttgaagccagccttgtctacagagtgccaggacaggctccaaagctacacagagaaaccctgtctgaaaaaacaaaaacgcTTTTACGAACAATAGAACCTCACAGGAACCACACTGCCCGATTTCTTTTAACTTTTGGTACTAGGATCATCCCCAGAACTGTGGGCACACTAAACAAGCAGGGTAGTTTATAAATCAACAGCTCCAGCACACCAttgttttgaagaaataaatgcCACTCAAGGTTTCTATCATCATTTGACCATTTTTTAGCTACACTAAAGCACAGAATTTTCAGTGATACTTACTGTTAGAAACCACAGATTATATATATGCTTATGAGAAACTTACTTTTAATTCTTCCACGGTGGCTTTAATTTTGGCATAGCCCATGTGTTGTTTTCCCATCAAATGGTCATCTACCCGGGACTGGGCATCGCCTACTATCAAAAAGGCTCCACACACTTCACAAACTTCCATCTGTTTTTCTTGggcagcaaaactttcaatagtCTGAAATGAGAAGTAATTGCTATGAGAGTATCTGAGGGACAGAGAATAAATTCCAAAAGGAACTTAACATCCGTCTTCCATTTCTCTAGCAATAAGCTGAATACAACTGCTCAAGTTTTAGAGAGGAAAGGTTGGAAAAGAACAACCCACTTGCCTCTTACAGGAACAGAGGCATCGTTCACCTTACTTAACTGCTGAACTCCTACATCACCTTGAAAAACTTTCAGAAAGCTCTTTTAGTCTAAGTTCCTGTCACACAGATTCAGTAACTCAAAAACTATTAAGAAATTAAAGTCAAGGTGAACACTCTCAGCTCACACTACTGAGTGAACAGAACCAACGACCAATTCCACATCATCAATACCATCTAAGCACACACTGACTACTCACGGTAAGGTGGGAGACACTTTAAGACTTTGCCAATTTTAAACTAAGGGAAACAGAAGTACTGAGTGATTTAACAAAAATGACAATATAATTCAGGCTCAAATGAGCATTTACAATTTAAGGCAGGGCTTAGCAAAAGAGTGactgaagaatttttttaatagCTGGTTACTGAGGGACTGGCAAAATGGCTCTTGACACCTAACTGGATAACACGATatccacagggtggaaggagagaaccaatgccTACAATGTGTCCTCTGATCTTTAACACCCATTCTGTGAACAAGACCACaaaaatacactaaataaatgtaaaaatatagaaTACAGTCTCTTTGTAGTGAGATAACATGTAGTGACTATTTCTATCCATGTTCCTCAGCTCATAACTCCCTCCCGTAAGGCAACCCTTCCCTCACCTTTAAGACTTGGGAGTAGAGCATCAAGACCTACTTGTCTGATCACAAGGCCCCTATTTTAAATTCTGCACAACAGTCAAGGTAAGGGATATGGCAGGGGGTCACAAAAAGATCTAGACAGGCAGGCTGTTGGGTCTCCCACTTGGTCTTTTGCATTATATCATATTCTTTTTGTCTAATCACGTTTCTACCCAGTTTTCCATGTTCCATAATGCTTACAAATTAAGTCTCCATTATGACCCAGAAAAGGGCCTGGGAGCTTCCAGATACCTGAATACATGGAGGTTCCTAGAAGGTGGTGAACCTGAAGAGGAGATGGAAGCTTCACAACCCTTCTCCCATACCTAtgcatctcttcttcatctgcaTCCTTTGTAAAATCCTTTATAATAAGCTGGTAAACGTGTTTCAGAGATCTGTGAGGTATGGGAGCAAATTAATTGAACCCGGGGTGAGGGTTTGTGAAAGCTCTGAATTTTAACGTTAGTCAGAAGCACAGGTAAAACCTGGGGCATCTGAGTGACATCTGACACACACGAGcctgggactgtgtgtgtgtgtgtgcgtgcgtgcgtgcgtgcgtgcgcacacacacgaGTGtactgaagggaagggaagggaagggaagggaagggaagggaagggaagggaagggaagggaagggaagggaagggaaggggcaaAACACAAGCTTTGGGATTGAGCTCCCAACTTATGGAATCTAAATGCTATCTAGTACTAAAAACTGAGTAAGAAGATTTGGCCAATGCTTGCTGTTAAAGAACATTTCCCGCTTGGTATTGGAGTGAAATTAATAGCCAGGAAAATAGTTCAGATGTAGAGCATTTGCCTGATAAACACAATATCCTATGTTTGATCCTTAGCActgtgtgtatggatatgtgtgtgtgtatgggaaaGGCACGAAAGGACCGAAGGAGTGACCATACCAGAGTAAGCTAATTTTGAGAGCTTTTGTTTTCTATCTTCATAAATTAATGATGTTAAGGCAAAGCTTAACCTTGTGACCAACCAACCCAACACACacgccctttaaaaaaaaaaaaagcttgatcAAGATTGAATTTAGGACAATAGAAAAAGTATTCAAAGGTGCTCCAACAAGAACAGATTCCGAGTGATTCATAATTAACAGGCTTCATGAGGACATAAAAGGTAAAACTCACCGAGGTTGTAGATCTTAGcaattctctctcttcttttaacTGTTCAACCAATTTCATCATTCCCTGAGCTTCTTCTACCTTTCCTTCAGATCCTAACTCTTCAAtctgagacagacagaaaaaacaaaacagtcaagaCTCCTTTCCAATCAAGCTAAGAATCTTACAGCACCCATGCTTCATTAGCATGTAGTGGATTTATGTCTTTTTGCTTGCTAAAACTTGGGTTTAGCAAATGACcctggtgatttttttaaacaacttaGGTGATGTGGATTTTAAGTTCACAAGGTTCAAGTGTGTACACATGCGCATATCCACGGAAAACCATCATTACCAGCTAGACAAGTTCCTTCCCCAACCCAAAAggtttcttcctgttctttttagTACTTCCTCCAACTTCAACCCTACACATACAACCAAGTAGGCAATCAATCAATAATCTGTGCCACTACAAATTagaatttttcaaatttcatataAATGAGAGTATGGTTTGTATTCCTTCCTCAGTCTAGCTTCTTTCACACAGATGATTTAAATGTTCATTCATACTACTACAAATAGTAAGTTCCTTTAGACTTCTGAATATTATTTCACTATATGGCTATAACCAcaatttaattttggttttctttttctttcttttctttttcaaaacagggtttctctgtggctttggagactgtcctagaactaggtcatgtagatcagactggtctcaaactcacagaggtccacctgcctctgcctcctgagtgctgggattaaaggcatgcaccactgccgCCCAGctaattttgcttttcttatgaCAGTATTCTacctctgtagccttggctgcacTGCTACTCATCATATAGTCAaaaatggccttgaattcaaggcATTCCTACTGCCTCAGTCCTGATATTACAACAACCAGAACTGGCTTTCTCACACACTTGTTAATAACATTTGAACTAGTACAAGTattaatggggtgggggtggggaggctctGAGTGATTTTAACTAAAACTGTGAGCAGCATTGTACAAGTTGTATAGgcatgttttaatttgttttgagtaAAGGAATGGCTCATAGTACATGTTTAGCCTTTTAAGAACCaaactaaatacacacacagagcagacTAAATTCTACTGGGATAGCTGTTCCTGAATCATTATATACACCCACCATC
Encoded here:
- the Luc7l3 gene encoding luc7-like protein 3 isoform X7; translated protein: MISAAQLLDELMGRDRNLAPDEKRSNVRWDHESVCKYYLCGFCPAELFTNTRSDLGPCEKIHDENLRKQYEKSSRFMKVGYERDFLRYLQSLLAEVERRIRRGHARLALSQNQQSSGAAGPTGKNEEKIQVLTDKIDVLLQQIEELGSEGKVEEAQGMMKLVEQLKEERELLRSTTSTIESFAAQEKQMEVCEVCGAFLIVGDAQSRVDDHLMGKQHMGYAKIKATVEELKEKLRKRTEEPDRDERLKKEKQEREEREKEREREREERERKRRREEEEREKERARDRERRKRSRSRSRHSSRTSDRRSRDHKRSRSRDRRRSRSRDRRRSRSHDRSERKHRSRSRDRRRSKSRDRKSYKHRSKSRDREQDRKSKEKEKRGSDDKKSSVKSSSREKQSEDTNPESKESDTKNEVNGTSEDIKSEVQRKYAQMKTDLSRVRRHTKASSEGKDSVVLQNILSVGVVSGP
- the Luc7l3 gene encoding luc7-like protein 3 isoform X5, giving the protein MISAAQLLDELMGRDRNLAPDEKRSNVRWDHESVCKYYLCGFCPAELFTNTRSDLGPCEKIHDENLRKQYEKSSRFMKVGYERDFLRYLQSLLAEVERRIRRGHARLALSQNQQSSGAAGPTGKNEEKIQVLTDKIDVLLQQIEELGSEGKVEEAQGMMKLVEQLKEERELLRSTTSTIESFAAQEKQMEVCEVCGAFLIVGDAQSRVDDHLMGKQHMGYAKIKATVEELKEKLRKRTEEPDRDERLKKEKQEREEREKEREREREERERKRRREEEEREKERARDRERRKRSRSRSRHSSRTSDRRSRDHKRSRSRDRRRSRSRDRRRSRSHDRSERKHRSRSRDRRRSKSRDRKSYKHRSKSRDREQDRKSKEKEKRGSDDKKSSVKSSSREKQSEDTNPESKESDTKNEVNGTSEDIKSEVQRKYAQMKTDLSRVRRHTKASSEGKDSVVLQNILRYIVLSQLFCSRLVPPLVCLFGNYCPRM
- the Luc7l3 gene encoding luc7-like protein 3 isoform X6, whose amino-acid sequence is MISAAQLLDELMGRDRNLAPDEKRSNVRWDHESVCKYYLCGFCPAELFTNTRSDLGPCEKIHDENLRKQYEKSSRFMKVGYERDFLRYLQSLLAEVERRIRRGHARLALSQNQQSSGAAGPTGKNEEKIQVLTDKIDVLLQQIEELGSEGKVEEAQGMMKLVEQLKEERELLRSTTSTIESFAAQEKQMEVCEVCGAFLIVGDAQSRVDDHLMGKQHMGYAKIKATVEELKEKLRKRTEEPDRDERLKKEKQEREEREKEREREREERERKRRREEEEREKERARDRERRKRSRSRSRHSSRTSDRRSRDHKRSRSRDRRRSRSRDRRRSRSHDRSERKHRSRSRDRRRSKSRDRKSYKHRSKSRDREQDRKSKEKEKRGSDDKKSSVKSSSREKQSEDTNPESKESDTKNEVNGTSEDIKSEVQRKYAQMKTDLSRVRRHTKASSEGKDSVVLQNILRTTVEDFLKNTENGIQ
- the Luc7l3 gene encoding luc7-like protein 3 isoform X8 translates to MISAAQLLDELMGRDRNLAPDEKRSNVRWDHESVCKYYLCGFCPAELFTNTRSDLGPCEKIHDENLRKQYEKSSRFMKVGYERDFLRYLQSLLAEVERRIRRGHARLALSQNQQSSGAAGPTGKNEEKIQVLTDKIDVLLQQIEELGSEGKVEEAQGMMKLVEQLKEERELLRSTTSTIESFAAQEKQMEVCEVCGAFLIVGDAQSRVDDHLMGKQHMGYAKIKATVEELKEKLRKRTEEPDRDERLKKEKQEREEREKEREREREERERKRRREEEEREKERARDRERRKRSRSRSRHSSRTSDRRSRDHKRSRSRDRRRSRSRDRRRSRSHDRSERKHRSRSRDRRRSKSRDRKSYKHRSKSRDREQDRKSKEKEKRGSDDKKSSVKSSSREKQSEDTNPESKESDTKNEVNGTSEDIKSEGDTQSN
- the Luc7l3 gene encoding luc7-like protein 3 isoform X9, whose amino-acid sequence is MISAAQLLDELMGRDRNLAPDEKRSNVRWDHESVCKYYLCGFCPAELFTNTRSDLGPCEKIHDENLRKQYEKSSRFMKVGYERDFLRYLQSLLAEVERRIRRGHARLALSQNQQSSGAAGPTGKNEEKIQVLTDKIDVLLQQIEELGSEGKVEEAQGMMKLVEQLKEERELLRSTTSTIESFAAQEKQMEVCEVCGAFLIVGDAQSRVDDHLMGKQHMGYAKIKATVEELKEKLRKRTEEPDRDERLKKEKQEREEREKEREREREERERKRRREEEEREKERARDRERRKRSRSRSRHSSRTSDRRSRDHKRSRSRDRRRSRSRDRRRSRSHDRSERKHRSRSRDRRRSKSRDRKSYKHRSKSRDREQDRKSKEKGQKIRFLDY